In one Lolium rigidum isolate FL_2022 chromosome 3, APGP_CSIRO_Lrig_0.1, whole genome shotgun sequence genomic region, the following are encoded:
- the LOC124695504 gene encoding uncharacterized protein LOC124695504 produces MARRGTGRLLHPADRRRRPPPLLLAARSCKDLLTRRRGEDRISALPDDLLLLILRRLDTRAVLGTGPLSRRWAHLPRELPALDLRVSDILPPPYQRLVLFQRDIYSKGTDVQYRIGAMHGELMPNIRRYERRAMRALTRYVKIVLEADALQARRKLSKLKLEFFITPNTASINQLIAKSIDVWGVNDLEAVAKPFYWQRDVHEFPSHGLCKDPRVSCLQRLKLGGCVLPPLHGFSALTMLVLQDIPDSPAAAYEAVFTSCTKLQVLHLNSCRCSGDMVVVVDAPSSEIRELVVSKCRFRSMWLRALPSLESLASLGTRVLFESASFPCLRHWNIRRQIGIALEGFRQFLAQYLELDLFLGCTPSITNLIVRFTGPDRWIVPSTSPSFLLPNLRKLLVAELPSSWDVSWPRLLLETAPSLETLHIHIAPCSEKPGDEIPWEPTMLRHHHLKEFVMAGFDAAERQIYLVKFVMGLCTALRHVTMLKNAHAQEKGLWDWEIVTQQHSWTNEEKDSTLKQIMDSSSSTELIFG; encoded by the coding sequence ATGGCCAGGAGAGGGACCGGTCGATTATTGCACCCGGCGGATCGCCGTCGGCGGCCACCACCTCTGCTGCTCGCTGCTCGGAGCTGCAAGGATCTGCTTACGCGCCGGCGGGGTGAAGACCGGATCAGCGCCCTCCCCGAcgatctcctcctcctcatcctgcgCCGCCTCGACACCCGCGCGGTGCTCGGCACGGGCCCGCTCTCGAGGCGCTGGGCCCACCTACCCCGCGAGCTCCCGGCCCTAGACTTGAGGGTCAGCGACATACTCCCGCCGCCGTACCAGCGGCTGGTCCTCTTCCAGCGCGACATCTACAGTAAGGGAACTGATGTACAGTACAGAATCGGCGCCATGCATGGGGAGCTCATGCCGAACATAAGGAGGTACGAGCGCCGCGCCATGCGCGCCTTGACCAGATATGTCAAGATTGTTTTGGAAGCTGATGCCCTACAAGCTCGCCGGAAGTTGAGTAAGCTGAAGCTCGAGTTTTTTATCACCCCCAACACGGCATCCATCAACCAGTTAATCGCCAAGTCCATCGATGTTTGGGGGGTCAATGATCTGGAGGCCGTGGCTAAGCCATTCTATTGGCAACGGGACGTCCATGAGTTCCCCAGTCATGGCCTATGCAAGGATCCCCGCGTCTCATGCTTGCAAAGGCTCAAGCTTGGTGGGTGTGTGCTCCCGCCATTGCACGGATTCAGCGCCCTCACTATGCTAGTCCTGCAAGACATACCAGATTCTCCAGCGGCAGCCTACGAGGCGGTCTTCACTTCGTGCACCAAGCTGCAGGTGCTACATCTCAACTCCTGCCGCTGCAGCGGCGACATGGTCGTGGTGGTGGACGCTCCTAGCTCGGAGATCAGGGAGCTCGTGGTGAGCAAATGCAGATTCCGATCCATGTGGCTGAGGGCCCTTCCCAGTCTCGAGAGCCTAGCCTCACTGGGCACTCGAGTGCTCTTTGAGTCCGCTTCCTTTCCCTGCCTCAGGCACTGGAACATCAGACGTCAGATTGGGATCGCACTGGAGGGATTTCGCCAATTCCTTGCTCAGTACCTAGAGCTCGACTTGTTTCTTGGCTGCACCCCAAGCATAACTAATCTCATTGTCCGGTTCACTGGACCTGACAGATGGATCGTGCCATCAACCTCGCCATCCTTCTTGCTGCCTAACCTGAGGAAGCTACTGGTTGCAGAGTTGCCTTCATCCTGGGATGTCTCGTGGCCCCGTCTCCTCCTCGAGACTGCGCCTTCTCTCGAGACCCTTCACATCCACATAGCCCCTTGTTCAGAGAAGCCTGGTGACGAGATACCCTGGGAACCCACGATGCTTCGACACCATCACCTCAAGGAATTTGTCATGGCTGGTTTTGATGCAGCCGAGAGGCAGATCTACCTTGTTAAGTTCGTCATGGGTCTATGCACAGCATTGCGCCATGTCACTATGTTGAAGAATGCTCATGCTCAGGAAAAGGGGCTCTGGGACTGGGAGATTGTCACGCAGCAACACTCGTGGACCAACGAGGAAAAGGACAGCACACTGAAGCAGATCATGGACTCGTCCTCCTCAACTGAACTGATTTTTGGCTGA